A window of Methanobrevibacter thaueri contains these coding sequences:
- a CDS encoding carboxypeptidase-like regulatory domain-containing protein: MKIQTSLFLTVLLIFICCIGAASANEDISDDALSTSSDLEVVEQTDDVTLLSDVSEDTTLEINNDDEVLESSGTATVYNWTDLENKAETVGTDYTINLVDGITYTPTSQILFKNNAKIIGTENSYISGSYRGIPFKCSNTGLTITFQNVNFKDISSTMLMQMLTTNTILDGCTFTNVNASSSGHNSVIYNNYGTMNITDCTFSNCRAAFGVITNHNAGSTTNIILNVKNSKFENNYGVTEPGAINNCGILTVYNSTFIGNHAVWWAGAIHTHSNANTLINKSTFKSNTAGWNGGALFTYSVLRIYDSCFEDNNCSTSAGGGAIGAYNYGSQYNIIIDNCTFKKNNNVNGNGGAIATLNGGYLNVYNSMFIANYAANGQAICAANENIENGTNDQPYLAIVNNTFINHTGSSDTVVINGVVSEFTNNTFINSTQNTHYGTGNTYNSIYILMTRNNEILGIFNTEEILNAESTFNSMDDFWRWYAYASAQNQNFDTIYLNAYFGEWGDSYGVKDLDSTHNFIKDNIQFTIIGLDDNVYFNLEAEEEDENGEYPKLDYDLDSGTISENMPAENGEGTVSSASYTITHKNIIFDCPVKVGSKNFKFIDCTFKRSFEVTDKGNTGANIVVSFVNCTFDFDTSEIKTISTATLKFGDDPTAIDSNITITNESDVVVVSLTDAEGNPIKGATVTYNTTSGVEGSNVTGDDGKFNIVGLIGEFTINVTYVGNESYNPSNNSALFNFKLPAVKTTLSINSTEKGIVVITVVDNESKPIANIEVKYSINGTDNKTNITGADGTISVPITGEGEIKAYFEGNEAYLKSENSYKYNFTEATPDANGTSTNSTGNATSGNGTSTNTGKTNTNTNKQTTTKTTKKATKITASKKTFKAKTKTKKYTITLKADKTAVKKVKVTIKIGKKTYKATTNSKGKATFKITKLTKKGKYTATIKFAGNKNFKATTKKVKITVKK, from the coding sequence ATGAAGATACAAACTAGTTTGTTTTTAACAGTATTATTAATCTTCATATGTTGTATTGGTGCAGCATCTGCTAATGAAGATATTAGTGATGATGCACTTTCTACAAGCTCTGATTTAGAAGTAGTGGAACAAACTGATGATGTTACATTACTGTCAGATGTCTCAGAAGACACAACATTAGAAATTAATAATGATGACGAAGTACTAGAATCTTCTGGTACTGCAACTGTATATAACTGGACAGATTTAGAGAATAAAGCTGAAACAGTTGGAACTGATTATACTATTAATTTAGTTGATGGAATAACTTACACTCCAACAAGTCAAATTTTATTTAAAAATAATGCAAAAATTATTGGTACAGAAAATAGTTATATAAGTGGTTCTTATAGAGGAATACCATTTAAATGTTCAAACACTGGATTAACAATTACATTCCAAAATGTTAATTTTAAAGATATTTCATCTACAATGTTGATGCAAATGTTAACCACAAATACTATTTTAGATGGGTGTACTTTTACTAATGTAAATGCATCAAGTAGTGGGCATAATTCTGTTATATATAATAATTACGGAACAATGAATATTACTGATTGTACATTTAGTAATTGTAGAGCTGCATTTGGTGTAATAACAAATCATAATGCCGGTTCAACAACAAATATTATTTTAAATGTTAAAAATTCAAAATTCGAAAATAATTATGGAGTAACCGAACCGGGAGCTATTAATAACTGTGGAATATTAACTGTTTATAACTCTACTTTTATTGGAAATCATGCAGTTTGGTGGGCAGGTGCAATTCATACTCATTCTAATGCAAATACTTTAATTAACAAATCTACATTTAAAAGCAACACTGCTGGATGGAATGGTGGAGCATTATTTACTTATAGTGTTTTAAGAATATATGATTCTTGCTTTGAAGATAATAACTGTTCTACTAGTGCTGGTGGAGGGGCTATTGGTGCATATAATTATGGTTCACAATATAATATAATTATTGACAATTGTACTTTCAAGAAAAATAATAATGTGAATGGTAATGGTGGTGCAATTGCTACTTTAAATGGAGGTTACCTCAATGTTTATAATTCCATGTTTATAGCAAATTATGCTGCTAATGGACAAGCAATTTGTGCAGCAAATGAAAATATTGAAAATGGAACAAATGATCAACCATATTTAGCTATTGTTAATAATACTTTCATAAATCATACTGGAAGTAGCGATACTGTAGTAATAAATGGTGTTGTATCAGAATTTACAAATAATACTTTCATTAATAGTACTCAGAATACTCATTATGGTACTGGTAACACCTATAATTCAATTTATATCTTAATGACTAGAAATAATGAAATATTAGGTATTTTTAATACTGAAGAGATACTTAATGCTGAATCCACCTTTAATTCAATGGATGATTTTTGGCGATGGTATGCATATGCTAGTGCACAGAACCAAAATTTTGATACAATATACCTTAACGCATATTTTGGTGAATGGGGAGATTCTTATGGTGTTAAAGATTTAGATTCTACTCATAATTTTATTAAAGATAATATTCAATTTACAATAATTGGTTTGGATGATAATGTCTACTTTAATTTAGAAGCTGAGGAAGAAGATGAAAATGGAGAGTATCCTAAATTAGACTATGATTTGGATTCTGGAACAATATCAGAAAATATGCCTGCTGAAAATGGTGAAGGAACTGTTTCTTCTGCTTCTTATACTATAACTCATAAAAATATAATTTTCGACTGCCCAGTTAAAGTAGGAAGTAAAAACTTTAAATTTATTGATTGTACTTTTAAAAGAAGTTTTGAAGTAACTGATAAAGGAAATACAGGTGCAAATATTGTCGTATCTTTTGTAAATTGTACTTTTGATTTTGATACAAGTGAAATTAAAACTATAAGTACTGCAACATTAAAATTTGGCGATGATCCTACTGCTATTGATTCCAATATCACTATCACTAATGAAAGTGATGTTGTTGTTGTTAGTTTAACTGATGCTGAAGGTAATCCTATTAAAGGTGCTACTGTAACTTATAACACTACTTCTGGTGTTGAAGGTTCTAATGTAACTGGTGATGATGGTAAATTTAATATTGTTGGTTTAATTGGCGAATTTACAATCAATGTAACTTATGTGGGTAATGAATCATACAATCCATCTAACAATTCTGCTTTATTTAATTTCAAACTTCCTGCTGTAAAAACTACACTCAGTATTAATTCTACTGAAAAAGGTATTGTTGTTATTACTGTTGTGGATAATGAAAGTAAACCTATTGCAAATATTGAAGTAAAATACAGTATTAATGGTACTGATAATAAAACTAATATTACTGGTGCTGATGGAACTATTTCTGTACCAATAACTGGTGAAGGTGAAATTAAAGCCTACTTTGAAGGAAATGAAGCTTATTTAAAATCTGAAAATTCATACAAATACAACTTCACAGAAGCAACACCAGATGCAAATGGAACTTCCACAAACTCCACTGGTAATGCTACTTCAGGCAATGGAACTTCCACAAACACTGGTAAAACAAATACCAATACCAATAAACAGACCACTACTAAAACAACTAAAAAAGCAACTAAAATCACTGCAAGTAAAAAAACTTTTAAAGCAAAAACTAAAACTAAAAAATACACAATAACTTTAAAAGCAGATAAAACTGCAGTTAAAAAAGTTAAAGTTACTATTAAAATTGGTAAAAAAACTTATAAAGCAACTACAAACAGCAAAGGTAAAGCAACATTTAAAATTACCAAATTAACCAAAAAAGGTAAATACACTGCTACCATTAAATTTGCTGGAAATAAAAACTTCAAAGCAACAACCAAAAAAGTAAAAATAACAGTTAAAAAATAA